The Rhizobium sp. BT03 genome has a window encoding:
- a CDS encoding aromatic amino acid lyase, with the protein MQHERLGIELSGRPLGFAEMAAIGAGKATISASATGMARIAIAREIVEDAIASGMPVYGSTTGVGAMKDVEWSADELDTFNLGLVRAHHFGTGTPFSCNVVRNAMAIRVNTALTGQVGCTPELIEAYITMLKADLIPVVRRTGSIGCADIGLMGQIGAVLTGVGEAVYRGSRMQAADAFRAAGLEPVRMAPRDSLASLSINAVSFAAAAETTRNAAASIRILLATAMMAAGALGASRDPWKAVRHVGTAREALIGAWLCNASDDWNWPVATHVQDPLSLRMIAQVFGAVIENLLSTGHKILAATGRSDDNPVVVEGRVMTSGGSLPLDVTILLESAALCMAHAARNAFNRCVILGNGQRRDLPVNLVPPGRIATGFGPIIKLAGEIFSRVLSMSNPVSAQSLVVAAGLEDEAAFLPLVIERFERQMQALKRLAALEALLSAQAIDILGDEPKGVAAMLYEVVRKHADFYTVDRPLSAEVEAIEEELGSDDFLSRLTEQVPIASFDDFFALGSLEHIEERLTHHEAQAL; encoded by the coding sequence ATGCAGCACGAACGCCTTGGCATCGAACTTTCCGGACGGCCGCTCGGTTTTGCCGAGATGGCGGCGATCGGTGCGGGCAAGGCGACGATATCGGCTTCGGCGACCGGCATGGCCCGCATCGCCATTGCCCGCGAGATCGTCGAGGATGCGATTGCCTCAGGCATGCCGGTCTACGGCTCGACGACGGGCGTCGGCGCCATGAAGGATGTGGAGTGGTCGGCCGACGAACTCGACACCTTCAACCTCGGCCTGGTGCGCGCCCATCATTTCGGCACCGGCACGCCCTTTTCCTGCAATGTCGTGCGCAACGCCATGGCGATCCGCGTCAATACGGCGCTGACCGGCCAGGTCGGCTGCACGCCGGAGCTGATCGAAGCCTATATCACCATGCTGAAAGCCGATCTGATCCCGGTGGTGCGCCGCACCGGCTCGATCGGCTGTGCCGATATCGGCCTGATGGGGCAGATCGGCGCGGTGCTGACCGGCGTCGGCGAAGCGGTCTATCGCGGCAGCCGCATGCAGGCAGCCGACGCCTTCCGGGCAGCGGGACTGGAGCCGGTGCGGATGGCGCCGCGCGACAGCCTCGCCTCGCTCAGCATCAATGCGGTGAGCTTTGCCGCGGCTGCGGAAACGACGCGCAATGCCGCCGCCTCGATCCGCATCCTGCTGGCGACGGCGATGATGGCGGCCGGCGCGCTCGGCGCCTCCCGCGATCCCTGGAAGGCGGTGCGCCATGTCGGCACGGCGCGCGAGGCGCTGATCGGCGCCTGGCTCTGCAATGCCTCCGACGACTGGAACTGGCCGGTCGCGACGCATGTGCAGGATCCGCTCAGCCTGCGCATGATCGCCCAAGTGTTCGGCGCGGTCATCGAAAACCTGCTGTCGACAGGCCATAAAATCCTTGCCGCCACCGGGCGTTCGGACGACAATCCCGTCGTAGTCGAAGGCCGGGTGATGACCTCGGGCGGTTCGCTGCCGCTCGATGTGACGATCCTCTTGGAATCGGCCGCACTCTGCATGGCGCATGCGGCGCGCAACGCCTTCAACCGCTGCGTCATTCTCGGCAACGGCCAGCGGCGCGACCTGCCGGTCAATCTCGTGCCGCCAGGGCGGATCGCCACAGGTTTCGGGCCGATCATCAAGCTTGCCGGCGAGATTTTTTCGCGCGTGCTGTCGATGTCCAATCCGGTGTCGGCGCAGTCGCTGGTGGTGGCCGCCGGGCTGGAGGACGAGGCGGCCTTCCTGCCCCTGGTCATCGAGCGCTTCGAGCGCCAGATGCAGGCGCTGAAGCGTCTGGCAGCACTGGAGGCGCTGCTGTCTGCCCAGGCGATCGACATTCTCGGCGACGAACCGAAGGGGGTTGCCGCCATGCTCTACGAGGTCGTGCGCAAACATGCGGATTTCTATACTGTCGACCGGCCGCTTTCGGCCGAGGTGGAGGCAATCGAGGAGGAGCTCGGCTCGGACGACTTCCTCTCGAGGCTGACCGAGCAGGTTCCGATCGCCTCCTTCGACGATTTCTTTGCCCTCGGGTCACTGGAGCATATCGAGGAGCGCCTGACCCACCACGAGGCGCAGGCACTCTGA